One part of the Bradyrhizobium sp. CB1650 genome encodes these proteins:
- a CDS encoding threonine aldolase family protein, translating to MIYTPPPVDPKAPPVRVNLLSDTQTRPTAAMREAMARAEVGDEQVGDDPTVNALCERVADLLGKEAAVFMPSGTMCNVTATLVHCRPGDEILAHETAHIIAREGGAHAALGGFQVTQLKGPDGQFTPETFRRALHPRTRYQPPQAIVSVEQTANIGGGTVWKKAALDEIVAIAKANGLATHMDGARLLNATVATGISARDMTAGWDSAWIDFSKGLGAPIGGALAGSRAFIDAVWQWKQRLGGSMRQAGICAAACIHALDHHVERLADDHANARALARGLSQIAGIEVQEPETNLVFFKPDGAGIPGDRMVAALRQRGVMLAMMDGRIRACTHLDVTAAMIEETVGHVREIVRGA from the coding sequence ATGATCTACACCCCTCCCCCTGTCGATCCCAAGGCGCCGCCGGTGCGCGTCAATTTGCTCTCGGACACGCAGACGCGGCCGACGGCTGCGATGCGCGAGGCGATGGCGCGGGCCGAAGTCGGCGACGAGCAGGTCGGCGACGATCCGACCGTGAACGCGCTGTGCGAACGCGTCGCCGATCTCCTCGGCAAGGAGGCTGCGGTGTTCATGCCGTCGGGCACGATGTGCAACGTCACCGCGACGCTGGTGCACTGCCGTCCCGGCGACGAGATCCTCGCGCATGAGACCGCGCACATCATCGCGCGCGAGGGCGGCGCCCACGCCGCGCTCGGCGGCTTCCAGGTCACCCAACTGAAGGGGCCCGACGGCCAGTTCACCCCGGAGACATTCCGTAGGGCGCTGCACCCGCGCACCCGCTACCAGCCGCCGCAAGCGATCGTCAGCGTCGAGCAGACCGCCAACATCGGCGGCGGCACGGTCTGGAAAAAGGCGGCGCTCGACGAGATCGTCGCGATCGCGAAGGCAAACGGCCTCGCCACCCACATGGACGGCGCGCGCCTCTTGAACGCTACTGTCGCGACCGGCATCTCTGCGCGCGACATGACCGCCGGCTGGGATTCGGCCTGGATCGACTTCTCCAAGGGCCTCGGCGCGCCGATCGGCGGCGCGCTCGCGGGCTCGCGCGCCTTCATCGATGCGGTCTGGCAGTGGAAACAGCGTCTCGGCGGCTCGATGCGACAGGCCGGCATCTGCGCGGCGGCCTGCATCCACGCGCTCGACCATCACGTCGAGCGGCTTGCCGATGACCATGCCAATGCACGCGCGCTGGCCCGCGGGCTGTCGCAGATCGCAGGGATCGAGGTGCAGGAGCCCGAAACCAACCTCGTGTTCTTCAAGCCGGACGGCGCCGGCATTCCCGGCGACAGGATGGTCGCGGCCTTGCGCCAGCGTGGCGTGATGCTCGCGATGATGGACGGGCGCATCCGCGCCTGTACGCATCTCGACGTCACGGCGGCCATGATCGAGGAGACGGTCGGCCACGTCCGCGAGATCGTGCGAGGCGCCTAG
- the egtD gene encoding L-histidine N(alpha)-methyltransferase gives MNVHASALAEAHLPDEQTTAFARDAIEDLSQQPKRLSPKYFYDAAGSELFEAITRLPEYYPTRTELAILKERGSEIARIVPEHAALVEFGAGATTKVRLLLNHCKLAAYVPVDISGDFLKAQASGLKRDFPALGIYPVAADFTTPFELPRVVASMPKVGFFPGSTIGNFEPQEAQAFLKSAREILGRGALMIIGADLEKDERVLYDAYNDAAGVTARFNLNVLVRINRELGGNFDLSAFTHRAIYNRERHRIEMHLISKKSQTVRMVGTTFSFRPGESIHTENSYKYSLARFAALARGAGWRVRESWTDAAKMFSVHALEAAE, from the coding sequence ATGAATGTGCACGCCAGCGCTTTGGCCGAAGCCCATCTTCCCGACGAGCAGACCACCGCGTTCGCCCGCGACGCCATCGAGGACCTCTCGCAGCAGCCAAAACGGCTGTCGCCGAAATATTTCTACGACGCGGCCGGATCGGAACTGTTCGAGGCGATCACCCGCCTGCCCGAATATTATCCGACGCGCACGGAGCTTGCGATCCTGAAGGAGCGCGGCAGCGAGATCGCGAGAATCGTTCCGGAGCATGCGGCACTCGTCGAGTTCGGCGCTGGTGCGACCACAAAGGTCCGCCTGTTGCTCAACCACTGCAAGCTCGCAGCCTACGTGCCGGTCGATATCTCCGGCGACTTCCTGAAGGCGCAAGCGAGCGGCCTCAAGCGGGACTTCCCCGCGCTCGGCATCTATCCGGTGGCCGCGGACTTCACCACGCCGTTCGAGCTGCCCAGGGTGGTCGCGTCGATGCCGAAGGTCGGCTTCTTCCCGGGCTCGACCATCGGCAATTTCGAACCGCAGGAAGCCCAGGCCTTCCTCAAGAGCGCGCGCGAGATCCTCGGCCGGGGCGCTCTGATGATCATCGGCGCGGACCTCGAGAAGGACGAGCGGGTGCTCTACGACGCCTATAACGATGCCGCCGGTGTCACCGCCCGCTTCAATCTCAATGTGCTGGTACGCATCAATCGCGAGCTCGGCGGCAATTTCGATCTCTCCGCCTTCACCCATCGCGCGATCTACAATCGCGAGCGCCACCGCATCGAGATGCACCTGATCAGCAAGAAGAGCCAGACCGTGCGCATGGTGGGGACGACTTTCTCGTTCCGGCCGGGCGAGAGCATCCACACCGAAAACAGCTACAAATACAGCCTCGCGCGTTTTGCGGCGCTGGCGCGGGGCGCAGGCTGGCGGGTGCGCGAGAGCTGGACGGATGCGGCGAAGATGTTCTCGGTGCACGCGTTGGAGGCCGCAGAGTAG
- a CDS encoding BolA family transcriptional regulator codes for MPMDARDIEAMIKAAIPDAEVTIRDLAGDGDHYAATVISESFRGKSRVQQHQIVYQSLRGQMGGVLHALALQTGVPGT; via the coding sequence ATGCCAATGGACGCCCGCGATATCGAGGCGATGATCAAGGCGGCGATCCCCGATGCCGAGGTAACCATCCGTGATCTCGCCGGCGACGGCGACCACTACGCCGCGACTGTCATCTCGGAATCCTTCCGCGGAAAGTCCCGCGTGCAGCAGCACCAGATCGTCTATCAGTCCCTGCGTGGCCAGATGGGCGGTGTGCTGCATGCGCTGGCACTGCAGACCGGGGTGCCTGGCACCTGA
- the grxD gene encoding Grx4 family monothiol glutaredoxin, which yields MSIEEFIDSEVKSNDVVLFMKGTPQFPQCGFSGQVVQILDHIGVGYKGLNVLESAELRNGIKVYSNWPTIPQLYVKGEFVGGCDIIREMFQAGELQQLFSEKGVVVAA from the coding sequence ATGAGCATCGAGGAATTCATCGACAGCGAAGTGAAGTCGAACGACGTGGTTCTGTTCATGAAGGGCACGCCGCAGTTTCCGCAGTGCGGTTTTTCCGGCCAGGTCGTCCAGATCCTCGACCATATCGGGGTCGGCTATAAGGGCCTCAACGTTCTCGAATCCGCCGAACTGCGCAACGGCATCAAGGTCTATTCGAACTGGCCGACCATCCCGCAGCTCTATGTGAAGGGCGAATTCGTCGGCGGCTGCGACATCATCCGCGAGATGTTCCAGGCTGGTGAATTGCAGCAGCTCTTCTCCGAGAAGGGCGTTGTGGTCGCGGCCTGA
- a CDS encoding low temperature requirement protein A yields the protein MAADNPRGAMFRVIVPNQHSRVTYAELFFDLVFVFAVTQISHTLLHHFTPLGAVHVTLLFLAVWWVWVYTTWVTNWLNPELTPVRILLFLMMLGGLVLSTTIPTAFEGRGLWFAIAYATMQVGRTAFWLLATPAHRVPVRHNATRILVWLSASAVFWILGGFAEGETRLWLWIVALTIEYVSPAVRFWVPKLGFSSVEAWAVEGGHMAERCAGFIIIALGEAIVVNGATFAELDWTTENILAFVSALVGSVAMWWVYFHKGAEAGSELISKAAESGRLARLAYTYLHMPIVAGIILTAVSDELVLKHPTGHSDIRTIVSTIGGPLVFLVGTILFKYSIRGFLQLSHGIGIILLLGLSWFAADLSPLWLSIATSAIMIVVAVWESVSLGSTQARAEER from the coding sequence ATGGCTGCGGACAATCCTCGCGGCGCGATGTTTCGTGTCATCGTGCCGAACCAGCACAGCCGCGTGACCTATGCCGAGCTGTTCTTCGATCTCGTCTTTGTCTTCGCCGTCACGCAGATTTCGCACACGCTGCTGCACCATTTCACCCCGCTCGGCGCGGTTCACGTCACACTGCTGTTTCTCGCGGTGTGGTGGGTCTGGGTCTACACCACCTGGGTCACCAACTGGCTCAATCCCGAGCTGACGCCGGTCCGGATCCTGCTCTTCCTGATGATGCTCGGCGGCCTCGTGCTGTCGACGACGATCCCGACGGCGTTCGAGGGACGCGGCCTTTGGTTTGCGATCGCTTATGCCACCATGCAGGTCGGACGCACGGCATTCTGGCTGCTTGCAACCCCTGCCCACCGTGTTCCGGTTCGGCACAATGCCACCCGCATTCTGGTCTGGCTCTCCGCGTCCGCGGTCTTCTGGATCCTCGGCGGCTTCGCGGAAGGGGAGACCCGGCTATGGCTTTGGATCGTTGCGCTGACGATCGAATACGTGTCGCCAGCGGTCCGCTTCTGGGTCCCGAAGCTGGGCTTCTCGTCGGTCGAAGCCTGGGCCGTCGAAGGCGGCCACATGGCCGAACGCTGCGCCGGCTTCATCATCATCGCGCTCGGCGAGGCCATCGTCGTCAACGGTGCGACCTTCGCCGAGCTGGACTGGACCACGGAGAACATTCTCGCCTTCGTCTCTGCCCTCGTCGGCAGCGTCGCGATGTGGTGGGTCTACTTCCACAAGGGCGCGGAGGCCGGGTCGGAGCTGATCTCGAAGGCCGCCGAGTCCGGCCGGCTGGCGCGACTTGCCTATACCTATCTGCACATGCCGATCGTCGCCGGCATTATCCTGACCGCAGTCTCGGACGAACTGGTGCTGAAGCACCCGACTGGCCATTCCGACATCCGGACCATCGTGAGCACGATCGGCGGACCACTGGTGTTCCTGGTCGGCACCATCCTGTTCAAGTATTCGATCCGAGGCTTCCTCCAGCTCTCGCATGGCATCGGCATCATCCTGCTGCTCGGGCTGAGCTGGTTCGCGGCCGATCTCTCGCCGCTATGGTTGTCGATCGCGACGAGCGCCATCATGATCGTGGTCGCGGTGTGGGAGTCGGTGTCGCTGGGCTCGACGCAGGCGCGGGCCGAAGAGCGTTGA
- the rpsD gene encoding 30S ribosomal protein S4 produces the protein MTKRSEAKYKIDRRMGQNIWGRPKSPVNRREYGPGQHGQRRKGKLSDFGVQLRAKQKLKGYYANISERQFHGIYVEASRLKGDTGENLIGLLERRLDAVVYRAKFVSTIFAARQFINHGHVKVNGRKVNISSYQLKVGDVIEVKEASKQLAHVLEASQLPERDVPDYLEVDHGKMTAKYARIPGLSDVPFPVQMEPHLVVEFYSR, from the coding sequence ATGACTAAGCGCAGTGAGGCGAAGTACAAGATCGATCGCCGTATGGGCCAGAACATCTGGGGCCGCCCGAAGAGCCCCGTGAACCGTAGGGAATACGGCCCCGGCCAGCATGGCCAGCGCCGCAAGGGCAAGCTCTCCGACTTCGGCGTGCAGCTCCGCGCCAAGCAGAAGCTCAAGGGCTACTACGCCAACATCTCCGAGCGCCAGTTCCACGGCATCTATGTCGAGGCGAGCCGCCTCAAGGGTGACACCGGCGAGAACCTGATTGGCCTGCTCGAGCGCCGTCTCGATGCGGTCGTCTACCGCGCCAAGTTCGTGTCCACGATCTTCGCCGCGCGCCAGTTCATCAACCACGGCCACGTCAAGGTGAACGGCCGCAAGGTCAACATCTCGAGCTATCAGCTCAAGGTCGGCGACGTCATCGAGGTCAAGGAAGCCTCCAAGCAGCTCGCCCACGTACTGGAAGCGAGCCAGCTCCCCGAGCGCGACGTGCCCGACTATCTCGAAGTCGACCACGGCAAGATGACCGCGAAATACGCGCGCATCCCCGGCCTCTCCGACGTGCCGTTCCCGGTGCAGATGGAGCCGCACCTGGTCGTCGAATTCTATTCGCGCTGA
- a CDS encoding aldolase/citrate lyase family protein, which translates to MSVQSTPLNRLRQLWREGRPAFGAIATIPSVQTVQIMARALDWIIVDLEHGPIGLSEAHAMIAATTGTPCTPLVRIAANEPWLAKAPMDIGAFGINFPMITSRADAEKAVRSVRYPPRGDRLWGPFHAPFRWGQSMPDYMAAADDEMICMITIEHVDAVNRIDEIMATPGIDVAVIGPGDLATSIDKRGQMDDPELLELIARAEAGILKSGVPIGGVARTAEQANRLVDRGYRAIALGFDWSLFQRGIMAALEGIKR; encoded by the coding sequence ATGTCGGTCCAGTCAACGCCGCTCAACCGTCTCCGCCAGCTCTGGCGCGAGGGCCGTCCCGCCTTCGGTGCGATCGCGACCATCCCGAGCGTGCAGACCGTGCAGATCATGGCGCGCGCGCTCGACTGGATCATCGTCGATCTCGAGCACGGACCGATCGGCCTTTCGGAAGCGCATGCGATGATCGCCGCCACCACGGGGACGCCATGCACGCCGCTGGTGCGGATCGCGGCCAACGAGCCCTGGCTTGCGAAGGCGCCGATGGACATCGGCGCGTTCGGCATCAATTTTCCGATGATCACCAGTCGCGCTGACGCCGAGAAGGCGGTGCGCAGCGTGCGCTACCCGCCGCGCGGCGACCGGCTCTGGGGTCCCTTCCACGCGCCGTTCCGCTGGGGCCAGTCGATGCCGGACTACATGGCCGCGGCCGACGACGAGATGATCTGCATGATCACCATCGAGCATGTCGACGCCGTCAACCGCATCGACGAGATCATGGCGACGCCCGGCATCGACGTCGCGGTGATCGGTCCCGGCGATCTCGCCACTTCCATCGACAAGCGCGGACAGATGGACGATCCGGAGCTGCTCGAGCTGATCGCCCGCGCCGAGGCCGGCATCCTCAAGAGCGGCGTGCCGATCGGCGGCGTCGCGCGCACCGCCGAGCAGGCCAATCGGCTGGTCGACCGCGGCTACCGCGCGATCGCGCTCGGCTTCGACTGGTCGCTGTTCCAGCGCGGCATTATGGCGGCGCTCGAGGGAATCAAGCGGTAG
- a CDS encoding acyltransferase yields MRGTPKDISLRRRLICDLMRASMDVPFVSLSRPLQIRPLLEARAGAMAPAGWAAMFVKAFALVAKDEPILRTVYAKWPWPALYELPKSVALIAIARVEDGEECVMPQRIAAPEALPLGEIDAQIRHAKSAPIEDVPMFRKIMRATRLPLPLRRLSWAVGLNFGRQRGNWFGSFAVSSVAAYGGGELHAITPGPFIVSYGAVEPDQTIHVVIRWDHRVTDAAPIARVLTRLEQVLNTEIATELRAARQAAEPKPIRAVRT; encoded by the coding sequence ATGCGCGGTACACCAAAGGATATTTCGCTGCGGCGCCGCCTGATCTGCGACCTCATGCGTGCGTCGATGGACGTGCCCTTCGTTTCCCTGTCCCGTCCGCTCCAGATCCGCCCTCTGCTCGAGGCCCGCGCCGGCGCGATGGCACCGGCCGGCTGGGCCGCGATGTTCGTCAAGGCCTTTGCCCTCGTCGCCAAGGACGAGCCGATCCTGCGCACGGTCTACGCCAAATGGCCCTGGCCGGCGCTCTATGAGCTGCCCAAGAGCGTGGCGCTGATCGCGATCGCCCGGGTCGAGGACGGCGAGGAATGCGTGATGCCGCAGCGCATCGCGGCCCCGGAGGCGCTGCCGCTCGGCGAGATCGACGCCCAGATCCGGCATGCCAAGTCGGCGCCGATCGAGGACGTGCCGATGTTCCGCAAGATCATGCGGGCAACCCGCCTGCCGCTGCCCCTGCGGCGCCTGTCCTGGGCTGTCGGGCTGAATTTCGGCCGCCAGCGGGGCAACTGGTTCGGCAGCTTCGCAGTGAGCTCGGTGGCGGCCTATGGCGGCGGCGAGCTCCACGCCATCACGCCAGGGCCTTTCATCGTCAGCTATGGGGCGGTCGAGCCCGACCAGACCATCCATGTCGTGATCCGCTGGGACCACCGGGTGACCGATGCCGCCCCGATCGCCCGGGTCCTGACCCGGCTGGAACAGGTCCTGAACACTGAAATCGCGACCGAATTACGGGCGGCCCGGCAGGCGGCCGAGCCGAAGCCGATCCGGGCAGTCCGAACCTAA
- the egtB gene encoding ergothioneine biosynthesis protein EgtB, with translation MEPDYANNVLSSCLEKNVTKQASATATPPLSSRLSHPGGLARALEEAFLVVRNETERRAAPLSPEDQQIQSMPDASPAKWHRAHTTWFFEQFLLGEHCPGYRPFHPDFAFLFNSYYVSAGPRHARHRRGDITRPSADQVGAYRKYVDEAVVKFFREAGEDKLRAIAPLVEVGLNHEQQHQELMFTDILHAFAQNPVLPAYDPDWRLPASKRAGEAWLTLNEGIHSIGHAGDSFHFDNEKPAHRALVGPVRIARNLVTNGEWLAFMHDGGYRTATLWLMDGFATVNNEGWDAPGHWREVDGAWHVMTLAGLKPVDPDAPVCHVSYYEADAFTRWAGKHLPTEMEWEVAARAGQLNDAFGIVWQWTRSSYSPYPGYRAIEGALGEYNGKFMVNQLVLRGSSLATPSGHSRITYRNFFYPHHRWQFTGLRLADYD, from the coding sequence TTGGAACCGGACTACGCCAACAACGTTCTCTCGTCTTGTCTGGAGAAAAACGTGACGAAACAAGCCTCCGCCACGGCCACGCCACCGCTTTCGTCACGATTGTCCCATCCGGGCGGCCTCGCCCGGGCATTGGAGGAGGCGTTTCTCGTCGTCCGCAACGAGACCGAGCGCCGGGCCGCGCCGCTGTCGCCCGAGGACCAGCAAATCCAGTCCATGCCCGACGCGAGCCCTGCGAAATGGCACCGGGCGCACACAACGTGGTTTTTCGAACAGTTTCTGCTCGGCGAGCACTGTCCAGGCTACCGGCCCTTCCATCCCGACTTTGCCTTCCTGTTCAATTCCTATTACGTCAGCGCCGGCCCACGTCACGCCCGGCATCGCCGCGGCGACATCACGCGGCCAAGTGCCGACCAGGTCGGCGCCTATCGCAAATATGTCGATGAAGCGGTCGTGAAATTCTTTCGCGAGGCCGGCGAGGACAAGCTTCGCGCGATCGCGCCACTGGTCGAGGTCGGGCTCAATCACGAGCAGCAGCATCAGGAATTGATGTTCACCGACATCCTGCACGCGTTTGCGCAGAATCCGGTGCTGCCGGCCTACGATCCGGACTGGCGCTTGCCGGCTTCGAAACGGGCGGGCGAGGCTTGGCTGACGCTCAATGAGGGCATCCACAGCATCGGGCATGCCGGCGACAGCTTCCATTTCGACAACGAGAAGCCAGCGCATCGCGCGCTGGTCGGTCCGGTCAGGATCGCGCGCAATCTCGTCACCAACGGCGAATGGCTCGCCTTCATGCACGACGGCGGCTATCGGACCGCAACGCTGTGGCTGATGGACGGATTTGCCACCGTGAACAACGAGGGCTGGGATGCCCCGGGTCATTGGCGTGAGGTCGATGGCGCGTGGCATGTGATGACGCTGGCCGGCCTCAAGCCGGTCGATCCCGACGCGCCCGTCTGCCACGTCAGCTACTACGAGGCGGATGCGTTCACGCGCTGGGCGGGCAAGCATCTACCGACCGAGATGGAGTGGGAGGTCGCCGCTCGCGCCGGCCAGCTCAACGACGCCTTCGGCATCGTCTGGCAATGGACCCGCAGCTCTTATTCGCCCTATCCCGGCTATCGCGCGATCGAAGGCGCGCTCGGCGAGTACAACGGCAAGTTCATGGTCAACCAGCTCGTGCTGCGCGGCTCCTCACTTGCAACCCCGAGCGGGCACAGCCGTATTACTTATCGTAATTTCTTCTATCCCCATCACCGTTGGCAATTCACGGGATTGCGGCTCGCCGACTACGACTGA
- a CDS encoding serine hydrolase, whose product MCGRRALIAALVFLFGAIGAQAGSERGVAHNFSPDGLAKVSDYIRNEIATGKIPGAILLLQQHGKPVYYENFGVRDAATEISMSADTIFRLYSMSKPITSVVAMMLVEEGKLALDDPVSRYIPAFAGMKVGVETKAEDGKAALVLEPLNRPITIKDLLRHTSGLPYGYYGGGAVRQLYAEANLFNGDLTNADFVAKIATLPLVEQPGTVWDYGYSTDVLGRIVEVISGKALLQFEKERLLDPLGMTETAFYVADPAKFSRIAEPMPDDRNINPTTQIRDVRRPLKWQSGGGGMVGTIGDYARFAQMLLNGGSYEGRRYLKPETIALMASDLIGPATRIARDQNYYPGANSGFGLGFAVRTSVPPNTSWPLGEYRWDGVGGTFFFIDPEDDMFGIFMVQTPSQRGRIQLALKTLIYQAMGR is encoded by the coding sequence ATGTGCGGGCGCCGCGCGCTCATCGCGGCGCTCGTCTTTCTGTTCGGTGCCATCGGTGCGCAGGCGGGCTCCGAGCGGGGTGTTGCGCACAATTTCTCACCCGACGGGCTGGCAAAGGTCTCCGACTACATCAGGAACGAGATCGCGACGGGCAAGATTCCCGGCGCCATTCTGCTGCTACAGCAGCACGGCAAGCCGGTCTATTACGAGAATTTCGGCGTCCGCGACGCCGCAACCGAGATTTCGATGAGCGCGGACACGATCTTCCGCCTCTATTCGATGTCGAAGCCGATCACGTCCGTGGTGGCGATGATGCTGGTCGAGGAGGGCAAGCTCGCGCTCGACGATCCCGTCTCGAGATACATTCCCGCCTTTGCCGGCATGAAGGTCGGCGTCGAGACCAAGGCCGAAGATGGCAAGGCCGCGCTGGTATTGGAGCCGCTCAATCGTCCGATCACGATCAAGGATCTGCTGCGTCACACCTCAGGGCTGCCCTACGGCTATTATGGCGGCGGCGCGGTGCGCCAGCTCTATGCGGAGGCCAATCTCTTCAACGGCGATCTCACCAATGCGGACTTCGTCGCGAAGATTGCCACGCTGCCGCTGGTCGAGCAGCCGGGTACGGTGTGGGACTACGGCTATTCCACCGACGTGCTCGGCCGTATCGTCGAGGTGATCTCGGGCAAGGCGCTGCTGCAGTTCGAGAAGGAGCGGCTGCTCGATCCGCTGGGCATGACCGAGACTGCCTTCTACGTCGCCGATCCCGCCAAATTCTCGCGCATTGCCGAGCCGATGCCGGACGACCGCAACATCAATCCGACCACGCAGATCCGCGATGTCAGGCGGCCGCTGAAATGGCAATCGGGCGGCGGCGGCATGGTCGGCACGATCGGCGACTATGCCCGTTTCGCGCAGATGCTGCTGAATGGCGGCTCCTATGAAGGCCGGCGCTATCTCAAGCCCGAGACCATCGCGTTGATGGCGTCGGATCTAATCGGGCCTGCGACCAGGATCGCGCGCGACCAGAACTACTATCCGGGTGCGAACTCGGGCTTCGGCCTCGGCTTCGCCGTGCGCACCTCGGTGCCGCCCAACACCTCGTGGCCACTGGGCGAATATCGCTGGGACGGCGTGGGCGGCACCTTCTTCTTCATCGATCCCGAAGACGACATGTTCGGGATCTTCATGGTGCAGACCCCGTCGCAGCGCGGCCGGATCCAGCTCGCGCTGAAGACGCTGATCTATCAGGCGATGGGGCGGTGA
- a CDS encoding serine hydrolase: MISHFGLRALLGGALVSFGAISLAQAEGTYEIPAGAHFNQDKLAKVSEFFKNEVATGKIAGATVLIQQHGKPVYHEAFGVQDVVSKAPITDKTIFRLFSMTKAITSVVAMQLIEDGKIKLDDPVSKYIPSFANVKVGVEKKAEDGARSLELVPPNRPLTVHDLMTHTSGVTYGFYGDSLVRKTYRDANIYAGDFDLAEFAERIAKLPLHNQPGALWQYGHSTDILARVMEVATGKSLLEIEREKLLDPLGMVDTGFFVTDPAKQKLLAQPVPNDSDFRVGRINDPTVVKKWQSASGGMVSTMADYERFAQMLLNGGKFEGKTYLKPETFKLMVTDQVGPNSGVDRDYFYFPGDGFGFGLGLAVRTDPGNAKPPPPGDLGELKWDGASGCYFVIDPKQDMFFVLLEQTPTERQRVQRTLKQLVYEAMAK; this comes from the coding sequence ATGATTTCACATTTTGGGCTGCGTGCGCTTCTCGGCGGCGCGTTGGTTTCCTTCGGCGCAATATCGCTGGCGCAGGCGGAGGGGACCTACGAAATCCCTGCCGGCGCGCATTTCAACCAGGACAAGCTCGCCAAGGTCAGTGAGTTCTTCAAGAACGAGGTCGCCACCGGCAAGATCGCCGGCGCGACCGTGCTGATCCAGCAGCATGGCAAGCCGGTCTACCACGAAGCTTTCGGCGTGCAAGACGTCGTCAGCAAGGCGCCGATCACGGACAAGACGATCTTCCGCCTGTTCTCGATGACCAAGGCGATCACCTCGGTGGTCGCGATGCAATTGATCGAAGACGGCAAGATCAAGCTCGACGATCCCGTCTCGAAATACATTCCGTCGTTTGCCAATGTGAAGGTCGGGGTCGAGAAGAAGGCCGAGGACGGCGCCAGGTCGCTCGAGCTGGTGCCGCCGAACCGGCCGCTGACGGTGCACGACCTGATGACGCACACCTCCGGCGTCACCTATGGCTTCTATGGCGACAGCCTTGTGCGCAAGACCTATCGCGACGCCAACATCTATGCGGGCGATTTCGATCTCGCCGAGTTCGCCGAGCGCATTGCCAAGCTGCCGCTGCACAACCAGCCGGGCGCACTCTGGCAGTACGGCCACTCCACCGACATCCTGGCGCGCGTCATGGAAGTCGCCACCGGCAAGTCGCTGCTCGAGATCGAGCGGGAGAAGCTGCTCGATCCGCTCGGCATGGTCGACACCGGCTTCTTCGTCACCGATCCGGCGAAGCAGAAGCTTCTGGCGCAGCCTGTGCCGAACGACAGCGATTTCCGGGTCGGCCGGATCAACGACCCGACCGTGGTCAAGAAGTGGCAGTCGGCCAGCGGCGGCATGGTCTCGACCATGGCGGACTATGAACGCTTTGCGCAGATGCTGCTCAACGGTGGCAAGTTCGAGGGCAAGACCTACCTCAAGCCCGAGACGTTCAAGCTGATGGTGACCGACCAGGTCGGCCCCAACTCTGGCGTCGATCGCGACTACTTCTACTTCCCCGGCGATGGCTTCGGCTTCGGGCTCGGGCTTGCAGTCCGCACCGATCCCGGCAATGCCAAGCCGCCGCCGCCCGGCGATCTCGGCGAATTGAAGTGGGACGGCGCCTCCGGCTGCTATTTCGTGATCGACCCCAAGCAGGACATGTTCTTCGTCCTCTTGGAGCAGACCCCGACCGAGCGCCAGCGCGTGCAGCGGACACTGAAGCAGTTGGTTTATGAAGCGATGGCGAAGTGA
- a CDS encoding O-acetyl-ADP-ribose deacetylase, with the protein MTMLTRRIGGVQLEVIVADITTLGVDAIVNAANTSLLGGGGVDGAIHRAAGAELVAECRMLHGCKTGEAKITRGYRLKAAHVIHTVGPVWNGGSRGEGDLLASCYRRSLELCRKHRLTSVAFPAISTGVYRFPADRAADIAVRTTIEALPAAPSVTHVVFCCFSEPSAGLHAEALGRFSSCAD; encoded by the coding sequence GTGACCATGCTGACGCGCCGCATTGGCGGCGTCCAGCTCGAGGTCATTGTTGCCGACATTACCACGCTCGGCGTTGACGCCATCGTCAACGCCGCCAACACGTCCCTCCTCGGCGGGGGCGGCGTGGATGGAGCGATCCATCGGGCGGCCGGGGCCGAACTCGTCGCCGAATGCCGCATGCTCCATGGCTGCAAGACCGGCGAGGCCAAGATCACCAGGGGTTATCGACTCAAGGCCGCCCACGTGATCCACACGGTGGGGCCGGTCTGGAACGGTGGTAGCCGCGGCGAGGGCGATCTACTCGCCTCCTGCTATCGTCGATCTCTGGAGCTGTGCCGGAAGCATCGGCTGACTTCGGTGGCGTTTCCCGCAATTTCGACCGGCGTCTACCGCTTCCCCGCCGATCGGGCCGCAGATATTGCCGTCCGCACCACGATCGAAGCGCTGCCGGCGGCGCCTTCTGTCACCCATGTCGTGTTTTGCTGCTTCTCGGAGCCGAGCGCCGGCCTGCATGCCGAGGCGCTCGGCCGGTTCAGCTCTTGTGCCGATTGA